A single Botrytis cinerea B05.10 chromosome 1, complete sequence DNA region contains:
- the Bcbre2 gene encoding Bcbre2, translating to MSVDGQSPRRGSISSANTPILPPASAFAQKRALEDDHQPAVSSPLNPEFKVQKTGDETPGGIRERASRAKKESLKKRESKAGSLAPEGSARATPDPRSSSSSKKKAVINCVTPLRYKIPPPKLPDFEAPRGPTLVPSHTKTTPDGTEIQFHETTDHVYNKKNFRYTRGIADPAFPSILYYRQTETEPFGARLSFEDSAPHMMMDESARHITTDKGFRMAKANVGIREGRWYWECKITSGVPRPKAGEPAQESHGHVRMGFARREAAQDAPVGFDAYSYGIRDVAGQKVWMSRPKDFFPAGESIYEGDVIGLEINLPSEKLHRKVVEGNYNPAVDLTDEDDGGMERADMIRDRVPIRFKTHLYFEQIEYSTCKELEELMNPSPVISSTGGVASAIQDPGPTHPVPALRTLPHSSIKVYKNGKLIGTPFTDLLSFLPHASKPQPQVGAREGLDDGMLGYFPAVSVFRGGAAEVNFGPQWWYPPSGLSTEDGDVDMVNDESSLPKLRAASDRYDEQIVEDILYDIVDEVDFWIRDGGDSGKGKKRDLQFANGGAANGGGLGGGDAGGEIKELVQDDE from the exons ATGTCAGTCGACGGACAATCGCCACGAAGAGGCTCTATATCCTCAGCAAATACACCAATCCTTCCGCCAGCATCAGCATTTGCGCAAAAGCGCGCTTTAGAAGATGATCATCAACCTGCAGTATCATCACCTCTCAATCCAGAATTCAAAGTTCAAAAGACTGGAGATGAAACACCAGGTGGCATTCGCGAACGAGCTTCAAGGGCTAAAAAGGAAtcgttgaagaagagagaatcgAAGGCAGGATCGCTTGCGCCAGAAGGAAGTGCAAGAGCTACTCCAGATCCAAGATCAAGCTCTTCCAGCAAGAAGAAAGCCGTAATCAATTGTGTTACTCCTCTACGATACAAGATACCTCCACCGAAACTACCGGATTTCGAAGCTCCTCGTGGGCCGACTCTCGTTCCTTCGCATACCAAAACCACTCCAGATGGTACTGAGATTCAATTCCATGAGACTACTGATCA CGTATATAACAAGAAGAACTTTCGATATACCCGTGGCATAGCAGATCCAGCCTTTCCTTCCATTCTTTACTACCGACAAACCGAAACGGAACCTTTTGGTGCTCGACTAAGTTTTGAAGACTCGGCCCCCcatatgatgatggatgaatcgGCGAGACACATTACAACAGATAAGGGCTTTAGAATGGCGAAGGCCAATGTAGGAATAAGGGAAGGTCGTTGGTATTGGGAATGTAAGATCACAAGTGGTGTGCCGAGGCCTAAAGCAGGAGAGCCAGCGCAAGAGTCGCATGGGCACGTTCGAATGGGGTTCGCAAGAAGAGAAGCAGCCCAAGATGCACCAGTTGGGTTCGATGCTTATAGTTATGGTATCCGGGATGTAGCTGGGCAAAAAGTATGGATGTCTCGACCCAAGGACTTCTTCCCTGCAGGAGAATCTATCTATGAAGGAGATGTTATTGGGCTAGAGATCAATCTTCCTTCCGAAAAATTACATCGAAAAGTCGTCGAAGGAAATTACAACCCAGCAGTCGATCTcactgatgaagatgacggCGGAATGGAACGAGCAGATATGATACGAGATCGAGTACCTATTCGATTCAAAACTCACCTCTACTTTGAACAAATCGAATATTCCACATGCAAGGAGCTAGAAGAACTCATGAACCCATCGCCAGTCATATCATCAACTGGGGGTGTCGCGTCTGCAATTCAAGATCCCGGACCAACTCATCCTGTACCAGCTCTCCGCACTCTTCCACACTCATCTATTAAAGTCTACAAAAATGGAAAGCTAATCGGAACACCATTTACGGATCTCCTATCCTTCCTCCCACACGCCTCGAAACCACAACCTCAAGTTGGAGCCAGAGAAGGTCTTGATGATGGGATGCTTGGTTATTTTCCCGCCGTATCAGTCTTTCGGGGTGGTGCAGCAGAAGTCAATTTCGGTCCTCAATGGTGGTATCCTCCATCAGGTTTGAGCACAGAGGATGGTGATGTGGATATGGTCAATGATGAATCATCTCTACCCAAACTTAGAGCAGCGAGCGATCGATACGATGAGCAAATCGTAGAAGACATTCTTTATGATATTGTTGACGAAGTTGATTTCTGGATTAGAGATGGAGGGGATAGTGGGAAGGGTAAAAAGAGGGATTTACAGTTCGCCAACGGAGGAGCGGCAAATGGCGGGGGACtgggaggtggagatgcAGGTGGAGAGATTAAGGAATTGGTGCAGGATGATGAATAG